ACCGACAAAGGCGTATTGATCGAGTTCATAGCCATATAGTCGATCTCACGCTGCCAGCGTTCCCAATCCCACCAGGCACCGGTATAGCTCAACGTACAATAATTAAAATAGACACGATACTTACCGTTAATGATCCGGTGTGTCGTCTCAGCCGGAACAGGCAGTGTCTCCGGCAAGTTCAACTGATCGCCGAACCAGGAGACATGGGCGTTGCAATGATATTTCAGGTACTGGTTATAAGCTGTTGCCAACGATACCGTATTGTTCCCGCGCAACACGACTTTGCCGTTCTCCCCGGCCACTTCATAGACATCGCTCCCGTTCTCCGGCCCGATCAGTTCCAGACAAAACTGTTTGCCATATCCAGGAGTTATACGTTCGATCAGGTCATAAGCCGCCTGTATCTGCGGGTCTTTCTGACAGGACATCAAAGATAAAAAACAAAAAAGCAAGAATACTTTACTTAGCATTTTCATGGTATAAAACTTTAAATTATTTCTTACTAGACGTAATAAAGGAGGTTTACCCTATGAATTTATACAAATAAACAGACTTTATACTTTTAAAAATATCTTATGTTTATACAATATCCATAATATGATATAAATAACAATAAAATTCGACAAACCTATCAATACTGGATAATAAGCCCCCAAATATTGTTCCAAACCATGAAATAAAGATGCACCAATACATCTGAAATTTGCCACATCCGCCAACATATATGCCACAATAGAATTCATGCCAAAAACTTTCAGCCAAGTGTTATTCTTAAAATATCCCTTGTAATCAATCCAATAATAAAATAACCCCATTAATAAGAAACAATACCCACTACTAACCAAAACCATCGAACTCGTCCAAATATGTTTGATTACCGGCATCTGGAAATTCCATAACCAACCAAGTATCACCATAATCATACCTATTCCGAACAAATATTGATATTTCTTTTTCGGAGAAAGTCCCCTTTTCAATATTTCGCCTGCAAATAGTCCGGTCAACACAGTCACGCCAAAATTCAAACTACTCAATACCCAGGTATAACGATAGCCTTTTGAAAAAAGAACCACTCCATTTTCTATTTCAGCAAAATGTCGGAAACGCCCTAAAACCACTCGGTCTACCCACTCAGCCAGATTCCCGTCACGGGTATAATCGCCACCGCCGAAACCATCGACCGTTATAAATTGCATGGCAGCCCAATATGCCAACAATAAAATTACCGTCACAACAACCTGCGTAGATGTCCGGAAATTCAAAAATAATACCGCTGCGATCAGATATCCCATCGCTATCGATTGTAATGTATTCGAATATAAATAAATATGATTCGGATCAAGAGCCAGTAAATTCCCCTGGCACATCATTCCAAAAATCCACAACAACAAAACACGCTTTCCAATACGTCGATAAACCAGCCATTTATTAGATTCCGTTTTATAGCGGGATAAAGCAAAAGGAATAGAAACTCCCGCCATAAACATAAACAACGGCATAATTAAATCCCAGGGAGAAAACCCTTCCCAGGAAACATGTGAAAAATTCCACATCACTTTATTAAACCAGGGAGCATTTATTGCATCCCTCAATAAATAGAAAGTTGCTTCACAGAGTATGAGACAGAAAAGATCAAAACCCCGCAACACGTCTAACGACTCTAGACGTTTATAGCTTGTTTTTTCCATATTATTAATAATTTACACTTTCAAAAAGATTTTCTGACGATATAAAAAGTAAAGAAACAACCAACATAAAACAATGTAGCCTATCGCACTCATAAATGGTTGAGCCGATTCAGGAAACAAATGAATCAATCCACCGAATATTTTATCATTGGTAAAAGAAAAATCAATGAATGCTTGTGCCAAATAAATAGTAATCGAATTCATCCCGATTACGGTGAAAAAAGGAGTCCATTTCCGGTAGCCCCTTACATCTATGATATAATAAAACAATGCAAATAATACAGTTGAGTATCCTCCGACAACACAAACAAAAGAACTGGACCATAAACGTTTATTTATCGGAAAAACAAGATCCCACAAAAGACCTATTACAAGCAGACAACATCCGGTTATCAATAAATAGAAAACCTTTTTAGTATTTGTAAAAGTATCCTTCCCGAATTTAATAAATTCACCGGTAAACATCCCCAGCAAAGCTGTTCCAATAGCAGGGATAGTCGATAAGATACCTTCCGGATCCATCAAACCATGCATGCCAGGTAAACAGAGCCGGTCGATATAACCAGCCAGACATCCTTCCCGCGTAAAGACACCCGCACCATTACCATCCGGAGCCGGAACCAATGCCAATAGTAACCAATATCCTATCAAAATACCAACCGTAATCCATATTCGTGTTAAGGTTCTCGTATTAACGAATATCAAGGCTCCAAACATCCAGGCTAAACCAATCCGTGCTAAAACACTAGCATAACGCTGATGTTCAAAATCCAAATTAAGTAATCCATTATATATACATCCCAAAAGAACAAGAGTCAGTCCTCTCCGGACTATTTTTTTATAAATAGCCGTATCCGACATTCCTTTTTCTCTCTGTTTCGTTAATGAAAAAGGAAATGATATTCCGGCAATAAAAAGAAACAGAGGGAATATAGTATCCTCAAAAGCCAATCCATGCCAAGGTACATGATGCATCTGTTTTGCTACAGCTTCAAAAAAAGGTGTCGGGATCAATGTTGCCAATCCTATAAACAACGTTCCCCCTCCCATTATAAAAAACATGTCAAATCCCCGGAGTGCATCCAGTGATTGAAGACGTCTAAATTGCTTTTCCATATTATATCTTGAGTATTACTTTTAACAAAAAACAAGTGTTTTTCCTGGAATACTTTACAATAAAAGGAAAAACACTTGTCTGTAATTTATCGGTTAGTCTAACGGATTAAATGTTCCTCCACTCCAACCTTGTGTCTGCTCCATCTTGGAATTCGTTTCTAAATATTTATTCGGAATAGCATAGAAATAATAATTGTCTTTAAAATCAATTGCAAATTTCTTATCCAAAATAACCAATGAATCCTTAAAATAGGCCGCATAATTATTTTCAAAATCAATGGTGTCTTTCATTGTATTGAACTCACTTTCTGCAATCTTCAGTTTTGGTAAAATACCATGACGAACTTTCCCATTCAACTCCGTAGCAAACAGACGTCTACGCCGTAAATCCCAATAACGTTTCCCTTCGAATGCTAACTCTAGTTTTCTTTCCAGCATAACCGCATCAATCATCTGCTCACCGGATAAGCCTTTCTTCAAGCCATACATCCCGTCATTTCCTGCCAATATACCTGCCCGCTCCCTAATTATTTTCAGAATATCGTATGCCTCGTCCACATTCCCCATCACAGCTGCACACTCTGCAAAATTCAACAATACTTCCGCATAACGTATCTCAATCCAATCAGTGCTGCTTCTTTCCGTATAATAAGGTGTATAACTGGGATCAACGGCTTTTCTACAATAAAAACCGGTCTGTGTCGGATAATTAAGTTCTGCACCCGCATACGTCCACTGCCTTCTACCAATTTTGCCACTCAGTTCCCACAAACAACTATTATATGCAACCGTTACCCTAAAACGGGGATCCCGGTTCTTCCAATACAAAACAGGATCATAATCCGCCGATTCTGTAATAGGTACACCTGTGACCATCGGATAAGATTCGACCATCTCAAGTGTAGGATGATTCTGTCCTGTACGGTTCTGTGCTTCGGACAAAGGCCGGGATGCGGCATTCCAGGCATTTGTTACACCGGGCTCCTGATACCTGCGTCCCCAGACAACTTCCTTGTTCATTTCGTCATACCATATATTTTCATAATCAGTATATAACCCGTAACCATTTTCAGCCAACTCTTCTTTTGCCTGTTTATTTACTTTATAGGCTGTTTCCCAACGATCCATCAGATTATCAGGATTGAATTGAGGACTGGCATAATAAAGTAATATCCTGGCCTTTAATGCCAGTGCAGCAGCTTTCGTTGCTCTTCCAACATTATCTCCTGTCCAACTCCAAGGCAAATTAGCATATGCATAATCCAAATCCTGCAATATGATATCGATACAGTCAGAAGTCTTATTTCGCGACACCAACAAATCATCCGTCAATTTTTGAGGCAGCAAAAGCATCGGAACCCCTCCATACACTCGAACCATCTCAAAATATCTCCATGCGCGCAGGACAGAAGCCTGAGCCTTTAAACTTGTAGATGTTTCTGCATCTATCGCCAAATTATCCTCTAATTTTTCAAACAACAAATTTATATTACGGATATCTTCGTAATACCAATGGTCTATCGAAGCAATAGTCAATTGTCCGTACAAGACATCGGTTTCTCCTTCTGCTTCATCGGAATAGGATGAATAATAAATCCTATTACTCTCCTCTTCCCCTGCCCATTTGGGCAAATTTTTCGCATACAATTGATTCAGGTAAGCCGTAGCATAATTGGCATCACTCCACACTTGGTCATCTGTTACCGATGATAAATCTTTTTTATTAAGGATATCCGAACAGCCCATGCTGACGGTCAATAAGGATCCAAATAACAAATATTTAATATTCATAATACTATACGTTTATATGTTAGAAACTAAGATTCACTCCAAAAGAATAACTTTTCATCAAAGGATAATTCCTGATTCCTGCATTTTCAGGATCAAAATATTTCAACTTATTCTGTAATAAGCATAAATTATTACCTGTCAGGAAAAACTTTAGCTGGGCCACTCCCCATTTATCCAAGAGGCTCTTAGGCAAAGCATACGACAGATTTACATTTTTCAAACGCATGAACGAACCGTCACGAACCCAAAAGGTAGATTGTACAGTAGCAGCATTGCGAGTAGCACGAGGGAAAGAGGCATTTATATTCTCCGGAGTCCAATGGTCTGTCCAATAATTGAAGTTAGTTTCTTCCGGACGTCCTTGTGTTGTTCTCATATCAATCATTATATCATTTCCGGCAACTCCCTGTAAGAATATATCCAATGAAAATCCTTTCCATGAACCTCCCAGAGAAATTCCATAATTCAAAGGGGGTGTCGTATGATTAATAATCCAGTCCTGGTCATACTCATCGATTACACCATCCGGATCATCACTATTAGCACCTCGCAAATCTTTATAATTCAACATTCCTAATTCCGGTTTCTGCCCTAATATGGTATACCCTTCCGGTAATGCGTCCAGTTCTTCCTGCGTCCGGATAATACCGGTTGCGATATACCCCATCTTTCGGTCCGAGCTATAACCTATTTCAGATTTATAGGAACGAAGATTTTCCGCTTCGTCTTTCTCTATCACTTTATTGACAGCATACCCTAAATTTCCCTTTATATAATATTTGAAATCTTTCCCGATTTTATCATTATAGCCTAATTCAACTTCAAATCCTTTTGCATTTATTACAGCATAATTCTCCGAAGGCATTTTAGCTCCGAAAGTAGCAGGAATACTTGCCGCACGGTCACCGAGAATGTCATAAGTATGCCGATAAAAAGCATCTGCCGTTAACGACAATCTATTATCCAACACATTCAAGTCAATACCCAAATTGTATGTCAAAGACTTCTCCCAGGTTACATCTATATTCGGTATTACATCAGTCGCGATACCATCACTCAATGAGCCGAAATAAGCTCCGTTTGTAAAATTATAACGCTGCATCCATTGCCAGCCGGCTACTGCATTTTTATCAGCCAATACAATCCGGTCGTTCCCCAATAAACCGATAGAAGTTCTCAATTTAAGATAATTGATAAACTTCACATTGTCTTTGAAGAATTTCTCTTCAGAGACCCTCCAGGCCAATGATGCAGAAGGGAAAAATCCCCATCGATTTTTAGGAGCAAAATTGACAGACCCATCATAACGGAAAGATGCTTCAATTAAATATTTATCATCATAACCATAATTCAAACGACCAATATAAGAAATGCGTCCGGTTTCTTCCCCCTTACCATCTACCGTTGAATTCTTAGAATCCGAGTTACCTGCAAACAATTGATCGATAGCCGATGAAAGGAAATAGTTCCTTTGCCCGTTAAACCAGTCTACCGTCCCTTCCGACTGTTCATAGACAAACAAAGCTCCAACATCATGTTTTCCGAACTTATTGGCATAAGTAACATATCCGTTCAATTGATAGCTATCCTGATTATCATATTTTTCCAAAAGGAAATCACCGTCATTTCTCACTTTTACAGACGAAACGACATCCGTTATAATATGATTATGTCCTCCCGTCGTCTGATATTCATACATGGAATACGGACGGCTGAACTGTTTTACAAAAGTATGCCTGTTATACTTATTGAATAAAAGTTTCAAGCTTAGCCCTTTTACAAAAGGTACATTATATTGCAATGCTATATTAGCTTCATAGTTCGAATACTTTTTTCTGTTGTATCCGGCATGATCTTCTAAATTTTCCAGAGGATGGAATTCATTAAATGTTCCGACAGGCCGGCCATCGATATAAGGGGGAACTTGTCCTGTACGGAAAAGTAAGCCATTGAACAAATCATACATAGTATCATTATCCTTATCGTACTTCCAATAAGGTTTATGATCATTCCGGATATCCATATTAATATTTAAAGTGGCAATCAAATCTTTTGTAATATTAGCCTCCAAATTACTCCTAAGGTTATATTTCTTAAAACTCAGATTCTTTAAAGAACCCGTTTCGTAATAATAATTACCTCCTATAAAATATCGTACACGATCATTTCCGCCACTTACATTTATAGAATGTCTTGTCAACAACGGTTGTTTCCATGCTTCATCCAACCAATTATAACTGTTCTTTTTAAAATATTCAAGTTCATCATCCGTATAGAACCGCATATCTGAAGGATCTACATTTTCTACCCTCAAATAATCATTAATTAAAACAGCCTGATCATATGCATTTTGTGTTTCGGGAATCATGGTTGCATCCGATAAACCGATAGATCCGGTATAAGAGATCACAGGTTTACCGATCTGTCCTTTTCTAGTTGTAACCAAAATGACACCGTTAGCGGCACGGGCTCCATAAATAGCAGCAGAAGCTCCGTCTTTCAAGACCGAAACATTTTCTACTTCGCTAGCATCCAAACCATCGAAAGCAAACTTATCCCTGATAATCCCATCGATCACATACAAAGGTTCCGTATCGTTCCAGGTACCTTTGGCCCGTACCGTCATATCAGAACCTGCCCCCGGTTTTCCTCCCGATTGAGTAGATAATACACCTGCAATTTTACCGACAAGGGCATTCGATAAACTTGATGCAGGAACATTCTGTATTTCATCCGTACTAACAGAAGAGATCGATCCTGTTAAATTCACTTTCTTCTGTATTCCGTAGCCGACAACAACCACTTCATCCAGAACTTGTGTATCCTCACGTAAAGTGATATTAAAATCTGTCTGATCCTTTATTTTGATCTCCTGTGTCAAATATCCTATATAAGAGATTTGCAGCATAGAGTTTGCAGAAACCTCCAACGAGAATTTACCATCAAGGTCCGTAATCGTACCATTTGTCGTACCTTTATCTGACACACTGGCTCCAATAATAGGCATCCCCTGAGTATCTTTTATCACGCCTGAGACTGTTTTTTTTTGCTGTTGCACAGATGTTGTATCCTCATTTTTAGGCATAATCACAATTTGTTTTCCATTTACCTTAAACTCACAATTGGGTAAAATAGAAAGAAGTATATTCGATACAGTTTGATTATCCGCATTTAGAGATATAAAACTATTCACATTAATCGTTTTATCATTATAAAAAAATGTATACTCACTCTTTTTCTCTATATGCTTCAAAGCTTCTTTTACAGTTACATTCTCTACTTTCAAACTGATTTTTGCCGTCTGGGCATTCGATTCCACTGCCGAAACTTCCAAGAGGACTACGGTTAACAAAGCCAACGTTAATTTCATAACCCGAAAGTTTTTTTGTGTTAAGAAAGGACACAATAATCCCTTCCTCCAATTTTTATTCATATTTTTACATGGATTTTTAAGTTAGACATTTAATCCCATTCCCTGCCAAGAGATGTGATTGTTTAATTGAAATCTATGGAATAGGTGAGTGTTCCCGCACCCACCTATTTTTCTATTTCTTATGTATCAGGCTTCATATTTCTATTATTTTTAAGGTTAATACTATTTTATCGGAGTTATATAAGCTTTTTCACCCTCTATCCGGTACCTGATAGGAGCAATAAAACTCATTGCCTTCAATATCTCCTCTATATTTTCCTGCCGTATGGTAAACGACATTTGTGTTGATTGAGCGAATTTTTCAGGACAGACAATCTCTATATTATACCATCCCTCCATACTGATCAGAATATCCGATAAACGGGTATTATCAAACACCAGGCGATCTTTAATCCAGTCAGCATACAAACTGGCATTAACCGGTTTCACAGAAGATATATGGTTTGTCTTTTCATATTCAAAGACTTCATCCGGTTTCAGAAAAATGTCCTTATCCATGCCTGTACCCGTTATTTTTACACTCCCCGTCAACAAAGCTGTTTCAATACTTTCATGAGAAGAATAAGCGGATACATTAAAACTTGTTCCTAAAACCTCTATGTCGATATCACCAGTCCGGACAATAAACGGTCTTTCCGTATTCTTCACTACTTCAAAATAAGCCCCACCATTCAAATTGACCGTACGTTTCTCTCCTGCAAATTGTTCCGGATAACTAAGACTACTTTCTGAGTTTAACCAGACAATGGTACCATCGGGTAAAGAAAATTTGCCTTTACTTCCTTTTGCTGTAATCAACTGATTCCTAACTAACAGTTCCGGCTGGGATGATCTATTAGAGAAACCGAACCAATATCCCATTCCTAAAAGAAACAGAAAAACAGCAGCTATCTGATACCAGCGTACAAAAGGAGCTCCAACCTTTTTCACCGGCTGTCGGCCCTGTACGCTCATAATTCGTGACTTCAAACGTTCCAAAGCAATGTCGACCTCTAATTCATCTGTAGTTGCCGCATTACATGAAATCCACAAATCACGTGTATCTGTAAAGTTTTCACGATTTTCATCAGATTGTTTCAACCAGTGAAGAAGCAATATTTTCTCCTCCAGTGTTGCTGAACCATCCAAATAGCGGATTATAATTAGATTTATATCAGTTGTATTTGTTTCCATATCTCAATCTTCTACTAGTAATACAAAAAAAGAGAAGTTTGCCCTACCTCTACTAGTGCATTTTTTTCAAACAAAAATATTTTTTCTTAATAACCCTCGTAAAGAAAAAATAATAAAGTGATTAAACCTTCCTCCGTTAAATGTTTTTTCAAACCGAACAATGCCTTACTAATCTGTTTCTCAACAGCTTTTACCGTGATACCTAACTGTTCGGCTATCTCTTTATTTTTTAAACCATAAGAACGACTTAACGTAAATATTTTTTTACACTGGGAAGGGAGTGTATCTACATAAGCAATGATTTCGGCTTCCAGTTCTTTCAATATAAGACTTTGTTCTGAGTTCTCAATATATGATGCCAGATATTGATCCAAGATCTCCTGTTCATTTTCTTTATCCAATGAAAATTCTTTATTCTGGTATTTCTTGTTGAGCACATTCAATGAACGGTTATAGACCGATTTAAATAAGTACGACTTCACAGCCCCATCAAATTCAATCATATCTCTTCTGGACCATAACTCAAAAAAAGTATCCTGTACAATATCTTCCGCCAGCTCCATATCATTGACAAAACGGAATGCATAAGCCCTCAACGGTTTGTAGAAACGTTTGAACAACGATTCCAAAGCGGTTAATTCATAAATATGCTTTTCTGAAACCATACTAAAGCCAATTAGTTTATCGGGTCCCCTCCTCCATACAACCTTCTTGCTTCAGCAAAAAGATCGACAACAACCTCTTGCTTTCCTTTCTTCTTTTGGGAATACTTCTTTACTTCCGGAACATCAATCAAGCT
This is a stretch of genomic DNA from Parabacteroides chongii. It encodes these proteins:
- a CDS encoding RNA polymerase sigma-70 factor → MVSEKHIYELTALESLFKRFYKPLRAYAFRFVNDMELAEDIVQDTFFELWSRRDMIEFDGAVKSYLFKSVYNRSLNVLNKKYQNKEFSLDKENEQEILDQYLASYIENSEQSLILKELEAEIIAYVDTLPSQCKKIFTLSRSYGLKNKEIAEQLGITVKAVEKQISKALFGLKKHLTEEGLITLLFFLYEGY
- a CDS encoding FecR family protein, which gives rise to METNTTDINLIIIRYLDGSATLEEKILLLHWLKQSDENRENFTDTRDLWISCNAATTDELEVDIALERLKSRIMSVQGRQPVKKVGAPFVRWYQIAAVFLFLLGMGYWFGFSNRSSQPELLVRNQLITAKGSKGKFSLPDGTIVWLNSESSLSYPEQFAGEKRTVNLNGGAYFEVVKNTERPFIVRTGDIDIEVLGTSFNVSAYSSHESIETALLTGSVKITGTGMDKDIFLKPDEVFEYEKTNHISSVKPVNASLYADWIKDRLVFDNTRLSDILISMEGWYNIEIVCPEKFAQSTQMSFTIRQENIEEILKAMSFIAPIRYRIEGEKAYITPIK
- a CDS encoding acyltransferase family protein, which produces MEKQFRRLQSLDALRGFDMFFIMGGGTLFIGLATLIPTPFFEAVAKQMHHVPWHGLAFEDTIFPLFLFIAGISFPFSLTKQREKGMSDTAIYKKIVRRGLTLVLLGCIYNGLLNLDFEHQRYASVLARIGLAWMFGALIFVNTRTLTRIWITVGILIGYWLLLALVPAPDGNGAGVFTREGCLAGYIDRLCLPGMHGLMDPEGILSTIPAIGTALLGMFTGEFIKFGKDTFTNTKKVFYLLITGCCLLVIGLLWDLVFPINKRLWSSSFVCVVGGYSTVLFALFYYIIDVRGYRKWTPFFTVIGMNSITIYLAQAFIDFSFTNDKIFGGLIHLFPESAQPFMSAIGYIVLCWLFLYFLYRQKIFLKV
- a CDS encoding TonB-dependent receptor, which encodes MKLTLALLTVVLLEVSAVESNAQTAKISLKVENVTVKEALKHIEKKSEYTFFYNDKTINVNSFISLNADNQTVSNILLSILPNCEFKVNGKQIVIMPKNEDTTSVQQQKKTVSGVIKDTQGMPIIGASVSDKGTTNGTITDLDGKFSLEVSANSMLQISYIGYLTQEIKIKDQTDFNITLREDTQVLDEVVVVGYGIQKKVNLTGSISSVSTDEIQNVPASSLSNALVGKIAGVLSTQSGGKPGAGSDMTVRAKGTWNDTEPLYVIDGIIRDKFAFDGLDASEVENVSVLKDGASAAIYGARAANGVILVTTRKGQIGKPVISYTGSIGLSDATMIPETQNAYDQAVLINDYLRVENVDPSDMRFYTDDELEYFKKNSYNWLDEAWKQPLLTRHSINVSGGNDRVRYFIGGNYYYETGSLKNLSFKKYNLRSNLEANITKDLIATLNINMDIRNDHKPYWKYDKDNDTMYDLFNGLLFRTGQVPPYIDGRPVGTFNEFHPLENLEDHAGYNRKKYSNYEANIALQYNVPFVKGLSLKLLFNKYNRHTFVKQFSRPYSMYEYQTTGGHNHIITDVVSSVKVRNDGDFLLEKYDNQDSYQLNGYVTYANKFGKHDVGALFVYEQSEGTVDWFNGQRNYFLSSAIDQLFAGNSDSKNSTVDGKGEETGRISYIGRLNYGYDDKYLIEASFRYDGSVNFAPKNRWGFFPSASLAWRVSEEKFFKDNVKFINYLKLRTSIGLLGNDRIVLADKNAVAGWQWMQRYNFTNGAYFGSLSDGIATDVIPNIDVTWEKSLTYNLGIDLNVLDNRLSLTADAFYRHTYDILGDRAASIPATFGAKMPSENYAVINAKGFEVELGYNDKIGKDFKYYIKGNLGYAVNKVIEKDEAENLRSYKSEIGYSSDRKMGYIATGIIRTQEELDALPEGYTILGQKPELGMLNYKDLRGANSDDPDGVIDEYDQDWIINHTTPPLNYGISLGGSWKGFSLDIFLQGVAGNDIMIDMRTTQGRPEETNFNYWTDHWTPENINASFPRATRNAATVQSTFWVRDGSFMRLKNVNLSYALPKSLLDKWGVAQLKFFLTGNNLCLLQNKLKYFDPENAGIRNYPLMKSYSFGVNLSF
- a CDS encoding RagB/SusD family nutrient uptake outer membrane protein, with product MNIKYLLFGSLLTVSMGCSDILNKKDLSSVTDDQVWSDANYATAYLNQLYAKNLPKWAGEEESNRIYYSSYSDEAEGETDVLYGQLTIASIDHWYYEDIRNINLLFEKLEDNLAIDAETSTSLKAQASVLRAWRYFEMVRVYGGVPMLLLPQKLTDDLLVSRNKTSDCIDIILQDLDYAYANLPWSWTGDNVGRATKAAALALKARILLYYASPQFNPDNLMDRWETAYKVNKQAKEELAENGYGLYTDYENIWYDEMNKEVVWGRRYQEPGVTNAWNAASRPLSEAQNRTGQNHPTLEMVESYPMVTGVPITESADYDPVLYWKNRDPRFRVTVAYNSCLWELSGKIGRRQWTYAGAELNYPTQTGFYCRKAVDPSYTPYYTERSSTDWIEIRYAEVLLNFAECAAVMGNVDEAYDILKIIRERAGILAGNDGMYGLKKGLSGEQMIDAVMLERKLELAFEGKRYWDLRRRRLFATELNGKVRHGILPKLKIAESEFNTMKDTIDFENNYAAYFKDSLVILDKKFAIDFKDNYYFYAIPNKYLETNSKMEQTQGWSGGTFNPLD
- a CDS encoding acyltransferase family protein; the protein is MEKTSYKRLESLDVLRGFDLFCLILCEATFYLLRDAINAPWFNKVMWNFSHVSWEGFSPWDLIMPLFMFMAGVSIPFALSRYKTESNKWLVYRRIGKRVLLLWIFGMMCQGNLLALDPNHIYLYSNTLQSIAMGYLIAAVLFLNFRTSTQVVVTVILLLAYWAAMQFITVDGFGGGDYTRDGNLAEWVDRVVLGRFRHFAEIENGVVLFSKGYRYTWVLSSLNFGVTVLTGLFAGEILKRGLSPKKKYQYLFGIGMIMVILGWLWNFQMPVIKHIWTSSMVLVSSGYCFLLMGLFYYWIDYKGYFKNNTWLKVFGMNSIVAYMLADVANFRCIGASLFHGLEQYLGAYYPVLIGLSNFIVIYIILWILYKHKIFLKV